The Candidatus Phaeomarinobacter ectocarpi genome includes a region encoding these proteins:
- a CDS encoding GNAT family N-acetyltransferase gives MATARKSAPKSKARTKTAARKTAAKKPTARKTAAKSASKTASKKTAAPKAEAKPSKPRAIAQPVIRRIWPLEADAMRRHLCRLDRDDRTLRFGRPVTNRFIQTYVDRIDWFRDIVIGAVVDGEVTASGILTPIGWRLPLEGSAAVAVESNMQGYGLGSELTKRMLTIGRNRFMSRIYMLCLVKNERMYRIAEKFGGEVDRFRDETVEAQFDLSRPTVSTVTTEAVSEGLALGRTVVGKVPVIGALANGTHAA, from the coding sequence ATGGCTACAGCCCGAAAAAGCGCTCCAAAGTCCAAAGCGCGGACGAAAACAGCTGCCCGTAAAACAGCGGCCAAGAAGCCAACTGCGCGGAAAACCGCCGCAAAATCAGCTTCAAAGACAGCATCAAAGAAGACAGCAGCGCCCAAGGCTGAAGCCAAGCCTTCAAAGCCCCGCGCAATTGCTCAGCCGGTTATTCGCCGAATCTGGCCGCTGGAAGCAGATGCCATGCGCCGCCATTTGTGCCGCCTCGACCGCGACGATCGCACGTTGCGGTTTGGCCGTCCGGTCACCAACCGCTTTATCCAGACCTATGTGGATCGCATCGACTGGTTCCGCGACATCGTGATTGGTGCGGTTGTGGACGGTGAAGTGACAGCGTCGGGTATCCTCACGCCGATCGGATGGCGTCTGCCGCTCGAAGGATCAGCTGCTGTTGCCGTTGAAAGCAACATGCAGGGTTACGGCCTTGGATCTGAGCTGACAAAGCGGATGCTGACGATTGGCCGCAACCGTTTCATGAGCCGGATTTACATGCTCTGCCTCGTCAAGAATGAGCGCATGTACCGGATTGCGGAAAAGTTCGGTGGTGAAGTTGACCGGTTCCGTGACGAGACTGTGGAAGCGCAGTTCGACCTGTCACGTCCCACGGTGTCAACGGTCACCACGGAGGCCGTGTCAGAAGGCCTTGCCCTGGGACGCACGGTTGTGGGCAAGGTGCCTGTGATCGGCGCATTGGCGAACGGCACGCACGCGGCGTAA
- a CDS encoding helix-turn-helix domain-containing protein, with protein MSHQFNVSVDELVSAQRGSSAACHARQVAMYLTHVVFGVTLTSVGDEFGRDRSTVSHACRKVEWSRDDVVFDQLLSRLEWQLRAATGKEV; from the coding sequence GTGTCTCATCAGTTCAATGTGTCTGTGGATGAGCTTGTGTCTGCCCAGCGCGGATCCTCTGCGGCGTGTCACGCCCGCCAGGTTGCCATGTACCTCACCCATGTGGTCTTCGGGGTCACGCTCACGAGCGTTGGCGATGAGTTTGGCCGCGACAGGTCCACCGTCTCCCATGCCTGCCGCAAGGTGGAATGGTCCCGGGACGACGTGGTGTTTGACCAGCTCCTCTCGCGCCTGGAATGGCAACTGCGCGCGGCCACCGGCAAGGAGGTTTAG
- a CDS encoding helix-turn-helix domain-containing protein, producing the protein MQTRIRHYRKLRGLTLQQLADKVETTPQTISRLETGNMTVSIDWLERFAGVFDVQVRDLISGTQGREIDLMGTLAGDGAALTATEADLPGFAVDIPADRPVAVWLSGRVGPYEAGDLLIGNRLEGADLAAAHAQDCLVPGDNNSLYLRRVAREDSGLFTLMPLDAGGDVRFGAELDWAARIVMRIQYFRKPR; encoded by the coding sequence ATGCAGACACGTATTCGGCACTACCGGAAACTGCGCGGGCTGACCCTGCAGCAGCTGGCCGACAAGGTAGAAACCACACCTCAGACCATTTCCCGGCTGGAAACCGGCAACATGACGGTCTCCATTGACTGGCTGGAGCGATTTGCCGGTGTCTTTGATGTCCAGGTGCGTGATCTGATTTCCGGCACCCAGGGCCGCGAAATTGACCTGATGGGTACATTGGCCGGCGACGGTGCGGCACTGACGGCAACGGAAGCGGACCTTCCCGGCTTCGCGGTGGATATCCCCGCCGACCGCCCCGTCGCCGTATGGCTGTCGGGCAGAGTCGGCCCCTATGAGGCGGGAGATCTCTTGATCGGCAACCGGCTTGAAGGAGCAGACCTTGCAGCGGCCCATGCTCAGGATTGCCTTGTCCCCGGAGACAACAACAGTTTGTATCTGCGCCGCGTGGCGCGGGAGGACAGTGGACTGTTCACGCTGATGCCGCTTGATGCGGGCGGAGACGTGCGCTTTGGCGCGGAGCTCGACTGGGCTGCGCGCATTGTCATGCGCATTCAGTATTTCAGAAAGCCGCGCTAA
- a CDS encoding sodium-dependent bicarbonate transport family permease produces the protein MADTLNVALANLASPMVLFFALGFLAALARSELSVPEAVGKGLALYLMLAIGFKGGVSVAEAGLSTQLLVTALAGIILGFIVPVIAHTLLRMTTRLDDATRAAVAAHYGSISVVTFVAATEVVTSMGLVFDGYMVAVMALMETPAIIAGLLLARGAVTSSSPETATPWSSLAREVFLNGSVVLLIGAFIIGIATGTKGMQSIGPFVEAPFKGILCLFLLDMGLLAARRLRESTGLTFPLAAFGIYMPLIAAVLGVVSGTLLGLDVGSVALLTVLCASASYIAVPAAMRMALPEANAAIYLTLSMAITFPFNLVIGIPLYISAAQMLAG, from the coding sequence ATGGCTGACACACTCAACGTCGCGCTCGCCAACCTGGCCTCGCCCATGGTGCTGTTCTTTGCCCTTGGCTTCCTGGCAGCCCTTGCCCGGTCGGAGCTGTCAGTGCCCGAAGCGGTGGGTAAGGGGCTTGCCCTCTACCTCATGCTTGCCATCGGCTTCAAAGGCGGCGTATCGGTCGCGGAAGCCGGGTTGAGCACGCAGCTGCTGGTGACCGCACTGGCGGGCATCATTCTGGGCTTCATCGTCCCGGTCATTGCACACACGCTGCTGCGCATGACCACACGGCTCGATGACGCGACCCGTGCCGCCGTCGCAGCGCATTACGGCTCCATCAGCGTGGTCACCTTCGTGGCCGCGACCGAGGTCGTGACATCCATGGGGCTTGTCTTTGACGGCTACATGGTTGCCGTCATGGCCTTGATGGAAACGCCAGCCATTATTGCGGGCCTTCTCTTGGCGCGCGGGGCGGTGACATCCTCCAGTCCTGAAACCGCCACCCCCTGGAGCAGCCTTGCCCGAGAGGTCTTTCTCAATGGCAGTGTGGTGTTGCTCATCGGGGCCTTCATCATCGGCATTGCCACAGGCACCAAGGGAATGCAGTCGATCGGTCCTTTTGTGGAAGCGCCCTTCAAAGGCATATTGTGCCTGTTCCTGCTGGACATGGGGCTGCTTGCCGCGCGTCGTCTGCGGGAATCCACCGGTCTGACATTTCCGCTCGCGGCCTTTGGCATCTACATGCCGCTGATTGCGGCAGTGCTCGGCGTCGTGAGTGGCACATTGCTGGGTCTTGATGTCGGCAGCGTCGCCTTGCTGACCGTGCTATGCGCCAGCGCCTCATATATTGCGGTTCCGGCGGCAATGCGCATGGCGCTGCCCGAGGCCAATGCGGCTATCTACTTGACATTGTCGATGGCGATCACGTTCCCCTTCAATCTCGTCATCGGAATCCCACTCTACATATCTGCTGCGCAGATGCTGGCGGGATAA
- a CDS encoding aromatic ring-hydroxylating oxygenase subunit alpha: MDQNDGFLKDIWYFAVHGREIKPGALVHKVIAGQPVLVGRTKAGDAFAIRDICPHRGVPLSAGKFVETDNQPTVQCPYHGWRFGTDGVCKHIPSLYEGQDMDPTKIAVTSYPLREQQGALWVFVPSDLRNPAQPTEEPPLMPGVGDRPARIYQKFDLTCHVDNAVIGLIDPAHGPFVHKNWFWRDESGMREKAKEFAPVKNGFVMVGHKPSANSKVYSLLGGDVKTEISFLIPGVRIEHITAGKHHVVGMTTVTPTGPEETEITQSFYSTNPVLNFLAPVFKPFMYHFLKQDADIANIMQEGLKFDPRLMLINESDIQGKWYFSMKAEWDRARAEGRPFKNPVPEKTVLRWRS, encoded by the coding sequence ATGGATCAGAACGACGGCTTCCTGAAAGATATCTGGTATTTCGCGGTTCATGGCCGGGAAATAAAGCCGGGTGCGCTGGTGCACAAGGTGATTGCAGGTCAGCCGGTGCTGGTCGGGCGCACCAAGGCGGGTGATGCCTTCGCCATTCGCGACATCTGCCCCCATCGCGGTGTGCCGCTTTCTGCCGGTAAATTTGTTGAAACAGACAATCAGCCTACGGTGCAATGCCCTTACCATGGGTGGCGGTTTGGCACCGATGGTGTGTGCAAGCACATTCCCTCTTTGTACGAGGGGCAGGATATGGATCCGACGAAAATTGCCGTGACGTCCTATCCCTTGCGGGAGCAACAAGGGGCGTTGTGGGTTTTTGTCCCGTCCGACCTGCGCAACCCGGCGCAGCCGACGGAAGAACCGCCACTGATGCCCGGTGTGGGCGACCGCCCGGCGCGCATCTACCAGAAGTTTGACCTGACCTGCCATGTAGACAACGCGGTGATCGGGCTGATTGACCCGGCGCACGGACCGTTTGTGCACAAGAACTGGTTCTGGCGCGATGAAAGCGGCATGCGCGAAAAGGCCAAGGAATTTGCGCCGGTCAAGAATGGCTTTGTGATGGTGGGGCACAAGCCCTCAGCCAATTCCAAGGTCTATTCGCTGCTGGGCGGCGACGTAAAAACCGAGATCAGTTTTCTAATTCCCGGTGTGCGCATTGAGCACATTACGGCGGGCAAACACCATGTTGTCGGCATGACCACGGTCACGCCAACAGGCCCCGAAGAAACCGAGATCACCCAGAGTTTCTACTCGACGAACCCGGTGCTCAATTTTCTGGCGCCCGTGTTCAAGCCATTCATGTATCACTTCCTGAAACAGGATGCGGACATTGCCAACATCATGCAGGAGGGGTTGAAGTTTGATCCTCGCCTGATGCTGATCAATGAATCCGACATTCAGGGCAAATGGTATTTCAGCATGAAGGCTGAATGGGATCGTGCCCGGGCAGAAGGCCGCCCCTTCAAGAACCCTGTTCCCGAAAAAACCGTGTTGCGCTGGCGCAGCTAA
- a CDS encoding P-II family nitrogen regulator, translating into MAIETTTCKRIELAIAKAHLRVFARVFETVGVTGWTALKTVGGAGTSGVWQEDQLTGAEDHIVVIAITDDKGADEVLAKISKLFERYPGIVSVSEAQVLRPERFAGKP; encoded by the coding sequence ATGGCTATAGAAACAACCACGTGCAAACGCATCGAACTGGCAATTGCCAAGGCCCATCTGCGGGTGTTCGCGCGCGTCTTCGAGACGGTCGGGGTAACCGGCTGGACAGCGCTCAAGACAGTGGGCGGGGCAGGGACATCCGGTGTCTGGCAGGAAGATCAGCTGACCGGGGCAGAAGACCACATCGTGGTCATCGCCATCACAGACGATAAAGGCGCCGACGAGGTGCTTGCGAAAATCAGCAAGCTCTTTGAGCGCTATCCCGGCATAGTGTCCGTCAGCGAGGCGCAGGTGCTACGCCCAGAACGATTTGCGGGCAAACCCTGA